The window GGCTCATCTTCGCCGTCCTCTACCTCATGGTGTTCTTCGCCGGAGCCAGCGGCAGCTGGCAGGACCGGCTGGAGCCCAAACTCGGCCTGGACCTGATCGGTGGCACCCGGGTCACCCTGGAGGCGACCACCGAGGACGGCAGCGCGCCGCCGGCCGCTTCGCTGGAGCGGGCCCGCGACATCATCGAGAACCGGGTGAACAGCCTCGGCGTCTCCGAGGCCGAGGTGGTCACCGAGGGCGACCGCAACATCGTCGTGTCGCTGCCCGGCCAGAACCGCGACCTCTCCGAGATCGGTAACGCGGCCGAGCTGCGGTTCCGCAAGGTGCTCAAGGCCGCCGACGGGGGTGAGCCGATTCAGCCGCAGGCGTCCCCGACGCCGAGCGAGGGCACTGGCGAGGAGGGGGCCGACGCGTCGCCGTCGCCCGGTTCGTCCCCCGATGCCGAGGCGTCGCCGGAGGCGGAGGCGGAGGCCGAGCAGAGCCCGGCCGCCGGTGGCGAGGGCGGCATGGCCCAGCCGGACCCGACCGGCTCCGCCAGCCCCACCCCCGAGGCCAGCCCCAGCCCCAGCGCGTCCCCGACGTCCGCCGCAGACGCGGACGCCGACGGGCCGGTCGACCTCGCCGAGGTCCAGGCCAAGGTCGGCGAGGCGGCCTGGGCGGCGGCGACCGGCCTGCAGGCGCCGGCCGACTTCAGCGTCGACCCGACGCTGGCCGACACCCTGGCCCCGTTCGGCGAGCTGACCCCGGCGGAGATCCGGGTGCTGCCGGCCGGTGTGCAGTTCAACGTGCCGTACGTGACCTGCGACAAGCTCCTGCTGCGCCAGGCCGGCTCGATCCGCGACGAGTCCCAGCAGGTCGTCGCCTGCGAGGGCCTGGTCAAGTACCTGCTGGACGAGGCGAAGGTGGTCGGCACCGACGTCAGCGACGCCAGCGGCGTGCTCGACCAGACCACCGGCCAGCCGGTGGTCAGCCTGAACTTCACCGGCTCCGGCCAGCGCGCCTGGACCGAGCTGACCCGCGAGGCGTTCAACAACACTGACCAGGAGTGCGACGCGAGCGCGCTCGGCCAGGACGGCAAGTGCCGGGTCGCGGTGGTCCTCGACAACGAGGTGATCTCCTCACCGGAGATCCAGGGAGTGCTCACCGGCGACTCGCAGATCACCGGCGACTTCACCCTCGCCACCGCCAACGAGCTGGCCGGCAACCTGCGCTACGGTGCGCTGCCGCTGACCTTCGAGCAGCAGGAGGCGCAGAGCATCTCCGCCACCCTGGGCACCGAGCACCTGCGTGCCGGCCTGCTCGCCGCCGGGATCGGCATGCTGCTGGTCGCGGTCTACTCGTTCTTCTACTACCGGCTGCTCGGCATCGTGATCTTCCTCAGCCTGATCCTGTCGGCGTTGCTGGTCTTCGGCGCGATGGTGGTGCTCGGCCGGCAGATCGGCTTCACCCTCACCCTCGCCGGGATCGCCGGTCTGATCGTCTCGCTGGGTGTGGCGGCCGACTCGTTCGTGCTCTACTTCGAACGCCTCAAGGACGAGATACGCGAGGGTCGAAGTCCGCGCAGCGCCGTGCCCCGGGCCTGGCTGCGCGCCCGGCGGACGATCATCTCGGCGAATGCCATCACCCTGATGGCGGCGGTCGTGCTCTACATCGTCTCGGTGGGCACGGTGAAGGGCTTCGCCTTCGCCCTCGGCCTGGCGACCGTGCTCGACCTGGTCGTGGTGTTCCTGTTCCGGCACCCGATCATGTCGATGCTGGCCCGGACCAAGGCGTTCCTGTCTCCCCGGGTCAGTGGCCTCGGCCGCGCGGTGAAGACCGAGGACGAGACCCCGATCCGCAACGCGCGCGTCAAGGAGGCCTGACATGAGCGGTTTCGCTGGACGCCTCTACCGGGGTGAGGCCAACCTCCCGATCGTCAAACGGCGCAACACCTGGTTCGTGATCGCCGCGGTGGTCGTCGTCGTGTCGATCGCGAGCTTCTCGATCCGGGGCTTCAACCTCGGCATCGACTTCCGCGGCGGCAACGAGTTCCAGGTGCCGGCGAGTGTCGGCACCCTGCTGCAGGCCGAGGACGCCCTCGACGCCGAGCTCGCCGAACTGGACACCGAGGAGCCGCTCGAGGTGGTCTCCGGCCAGGAGGTCGGCGGCACCACCTACCTGTTCCGCACCGCAGAGCTCACCTCGGAGCAGACCGAGGCGTTCAAGCAGGGTCTCGCCGAGCGGCTCGGCATCGAGCAGGCGGCGATCAGCGACAGCCGGGTCAGTGGGGCCTGGGGGAGCCAGGTCACCCAGCGGGCGCTGCTCGGTCTGCTGGTTTTCATGGTGCTGGTCACCATCTACCTGGTGCTGCGGTTCGAGTACCGGATGGCGATCGCGGCGGTCGCCGGCCTGGTGCTCGACCTGCTGCTGACCGCCGGCATCTACTCGGCCTCCGGCTTCGAGGTCACCCCGTCGACGATCATCGGCTTCCTGACCATCCTCGGCTTCGCTCTCTACGACGTCGTGGTGGTCTTCGACAAGATCCAGGAGAACACCCGGGGCGTCACCGGCGGCAGCAGCCAGACGTACGGCGAGGCCGCCAACCTCGCGGTCAACCAGACCCTGATGCGGTCGATCAACACGTCGATCGTGGCGCTGCTGCCGGTCGGTGGTCTGCTGTTCATCGGTGCCGGGCTGCTCGGTGCCGGCACGCTCAAGGACCTCGGCCTGGTGCTGTTCGTCGGTATGGGTGCGGCCTTCTTCACCTCGATCTTCTTCTCCTCGCCGCTGGTGACGGTGCTCAAGGAGCAGGAGCCGAAGTACAAGCTGCACGCCCAGCGGGTGCAGGCCAAGCGGTCCTCCCTGGCGGACAAGGCACCGAAGCGGTCGCGTACCAGCGCCGGTGCCACGACCACGACGGCGGCCGGCGAGTCGGTCGAAGCCGAGCCCGCCGCCGACGCCGCCCTGGCCGGCACCGCGCCGAAGGCCGGTGCCCGGCCGGCCGGCAAGCGTCAGTCCGGCGGTCGCGGCGGCCGGCCCGGTGGCGGGGGCCGTAAGCGCCCCAGCGGCGCGAAGCGTCGCTGACGATTCCCTCGGTGGTGTTCCGGCGGCGACCCGCCGCCGGAACACCACCGGTCCCACCCGGCACGGAAAGGGCGGAAGGTGACGGAGACCGAGGCAGTGTTCGTCGGGGACAGCGGTGCCGAGACGGCCGCGTTGGTGGCCAGTCGGGTGATCGACGTACCGGACTTCCCCAAACCCGGCATCGTCTTCAAGGACCTGATGCCGCTGTTCGCCGACGGGCCGGCGTTCCGGGAGATCACCGACCGGATCATCGCCCACCACGGAGCGGACTCCTTCGACGTGGTCGCCGGCATCGAGGCGCGCGGGTTCGTGCTGGCGGCGGCGATCGCGTACGCCACCGGCACCGGGGTGGTCCCGGTCCGCAAGGCCGGCAAGCTGCCCCGGGCATCGTTCTCCGCCTCGTACGCGTTGGAGTACGGCGAGGCGGTCCTGGAGGTGCATCAGGACGCCTTCACCGCCGGTCAGCGGGTCCTGGTGGTCGACGACGTGCTGGCCACCGGCGGTACCGCCGCCGCTACCCTGGACCTGGTCGACCGGGCCGGTGGCACGGTGGTGGGCTTCACCGTCCTGCTGGAGCTGGGTTTCCTCGCCGGGCGGGACCGGCTCGCGTCACGGTCGGTGCACGCCATGTGGCGGGTGTGAGCCGGCCGACCGAGTAGCTCGGCGGCCGGGCACAGCACCGTCCGGACGGGTAATATTGCGGTCCCTGTCAGTCAGGGGCGCTGTCTCCTGGCTAGCGCGGTAGCAGCTCAGCCCGATACGGTCGGCTGAGTTCCGGCAGAGGTGAGGGAGGCCGGTGTCCCCCGACGTCGTCGCTCCTTCCATGGAGGGCACTGTGCATCCGACTGGCGAGGTCAACCCCACCGCGGGCGTGACCAACGACGAGGCACCCGGCTCTGCCGTCAATTCGGGCGGCCCCGATGTCGCTGGTGAACGCGGCGCGGCACCTGCGGCGGCCAACGGCGCGGCGAATGGCGCGGTCGACCACACTGGCGCCGCAGCTCCGGCGGCGAATGGCGTGGGCGACCACACCGACGCGGCAGCAGCCGGCAACGGTTTCGGGTTCAACGGGGCGCCGACCGGGCGTCGGGTACGGGCCCGGCTGGCCCGGTTCAACGCCCCCTGGCAGGCGCCGCACATCCCCGAGGTGCTGGAACCGCTGATCGCCACCCACCAGCAGAGCCACCCGAAAGCCGACCCACGGGTGCTGCAGCGGGCCTTCGAGATGGCCTCCAAGTGGCACTCCGGGCAGTACCGCAAATCCGGCGATCCGTACATCACGCATCCGTTGGCGGTCGCCACCATCCTCGCCAATCTCGGCATGGACACCACGACGTTGGTCGCCGCGCTGCTGCACGACACGATCGAGGACACCGACTACACCCTGGACGAGATGCGCGCCGACTTCGGCGGTGAGGTGTCACTGCTGGTCGACGGGGTCACCAAGCTCGACCGGGTCAAGCTGGGCGACGCGGCCAAGGCCGAGACCATCCGCAAGATGGTGGTGGCGATGGCGAAGGACCCCCGGGTCCTGGTGATCAAGCTCGCCGACCGGCTGCACAACATGCGGACGCTGACCTTCCTGCCCAAGGCGAAGCAGGAGCAGAAGGCCAAGGAGACCCTGGAGATCCTGGCGCCGCTGGCCCACCGGCTGGGTATGAACACCGTCAAGTGGGAGCTGGAGGATCTGGCCTTCGGCACGCTGTTCCCGAAACGGTACGAGGAGATCAATCGGCTGATCGGGGAACACCAGCCGCAACGCGACACCCAGCTGCGCAAGGTGACCCAGAAGGTGCAGGTCGACCTGCGCGCCGCGAAGATCAGGGCGGAGGTCACCGGCCGGCCGAAGCACCTCTACTCGATCTACCAGAAGATGATCGTCCGGGGGCGGGACTTCAACGACATCTACGACCTGGTCGGCGTACGCATCCTGGTCGACACGGTCCGCGACTGCTACGCGGCGCTCGGCGTGATCCACGCGAACTGGCAGCCGGTCCCCGGCCGGTTCAAGGACTACATCGCGATGCCGAAGTTCAACATGTACCAGTCGCTGCACACCACGGTGATCGGGCCCACCGGCAAGCCGGTGGAGATGCAGATCCGCACGTACGCGATGCACCGCACCGCCGAGTTCGGCATCGCCGCGCACTGGAAGTACAAGGAGCAGAAGGGCGCCACCGTCGTCGGCCCGCCGGCGCACATCGACGAGATGACCTGGCTGCGGCAACTGCTCGACTGGCAGCGGGAGGCGAGCGACCCGAGCGAGTTCCTCGACGCGCTGCGCTTCGACCTGTCCAGCCAGGAGGTCTACGTCTTCACCCCCAAGGGCGACGTGATCCCGCTGCCCACCAGCTCCACGCCGGTCGACTTCGCCTACGCCGTGCACACCGAGGTGGGGCACAAGTGCATCGGGGCGCGGGTCAACGGCAAGCTGGTGCCGTTGGAGTCGACGCTGTCAAACGGCGACGTCATCGAGATCTTCACCTCCAAGTCGGCGACCGCCGGCCCGACCCAGGACTGGCTGGGCTTCGTCAAGAGCCCCCGGGCCCGCACCAAGATCCGGCAGTACTTCAACAAGGAACGCCGCGAGGAGGCGATCGAGACCGGCAAGGACGCTATCGCCAAGGCGATGCGCAAGCAGGGCATGCCGTTGCAGCGGATGCTCACCACCGACTCGTTGATGGCGATCGCCCGTGACCTGCACCTGGCCGACGTCGCCGCGCTGTACGCGGCGGTCGGCGACAGTCAGGTGTCCGCGCAGTCGGTGGTGCAGCGGCTGATGGTGAGCCTCGGTGGTGAGGAGGGGGCCGCCGAGGACCTGGCCGAGTCGGCCGTCGCGACCCGTCCGCCCCGGGCGCGGCACAACGGTGCCGACCCCGGCGTGGTGGTACGCGGTGTCACCGACGTCTGGATCAAACTGGCCCGCTGCTGCACCCCGGTCCCGCCGGATACGGTGTTCGGCTTCGTCACCCGGTCCGGCGGCGTCAGCGTGCACCGCGACGACTGCTTCAACGCGGCCGAGCTCAAGGCGCAGCAGGAACGGCTGGTCGAGGTCACCTGGAAGTTGACCTCGGCGTCGACGTTCCTCGTCGCCATCCAGGTCGAGGCGCTCGACCGGCACAAGCTGCTGGCCGACGTGACCAGGGTGCTCTCCGAGGAACGGGTGAACATCCTCTCGGCGACCGTGACCACCACCCGGGACCGGGTGGCGGTCAGCCGCTTCTCGTTCGAGATGGCCGACCCGAAGCACCTCGGCCACCTGCTCAACGCGGTCCGCAAGGTCGACGGCGTCTTCGACGCCTACCGGGTCACCTCCGGCACCTGACAACAATGCGCCAGGGCATCGGGTGATGCCCTGGCGCACTGGTACCGGCTCGGCGGCGCTGCCGGCCGCCGAGCCCAGGTGGACTACTGCGGCTCGCTCACCGTCAACGAGTTGATCAGGATGTCGTTGTTGGGGTGGCCGCCGCCGGGGGACGGGTCGAACGCGCCGTCGTGACCGGCCTCGGTGGCCTCCTGGATGACGTCGAGGCCCTCGGCGACCCGGCCGAGCACCGTGTAGTCCGGGCTGAGCTCGACGTCCTGGTAGATGAAGAAGAACTGGCTGCCGTTGGTGTCCGGGCCGCTGTTGGCCATCGCCACCACCCCGGCCGGGTAGGCGGGTCGGTCGTCGACCGGCAGGTTCTCGTTGGCGAACTGGTAGCCGGGCCCGCCGGTGCCGTCGGTGTCCCGGTAGCCTTCGCCGCTGGCGCTCGGGTCACCGCACTGCAGCATGCCGGGGAACATCCGGTGGCACTTGGTGTTGTCCCAGAACTGCTGGCTGGCCAGGTGGCTGAAGCTGGCCGCCGTGCACGGCACCTCGGCCAGGTCCATCTCCACCTGGATCTCACCGAAGTTGGTGTCCAGGGTCATTACCTGGGTGCCGGTGTCCGGCGGCGTGGTGGTCGGCGGCACGCCGACGTCCACGGTCGTCTCACGGCGTTGCTCGGCGGGGATCTCGTTCCACACACAGGTCACGCCGGCGTCGGCGCCGTCGGCCTGGGGCGTGGTCTCTGTCTCGTCGTCCCCGAGGCTGGCGACCAGCCACACCGTGCCCGCGGCCACGAGCAGCAGGGCGACGCCGGCACCGATGCTGGCCTGCAACTGGCGGCGCTTGCGGGCCGCCTCGGCGCGCTGGGCCATCTCCTTTTCGAGGCGGGCCCGAGCCGCGGCACGCTGCCGCTCCCTGGTCGACGTCACGGTGGATCCTCCTGGATTCGGGTTGTCTGGTCTGGTCAGGACTGGCCGGCGGTGCCGTCGGTGCCCTCCGCGTCCGGCTCGGTGGCCGACGGGTCGGTGGTGGTGGCCGGTGCCGAGGCGCTCGGGTCGGTCGCCGGGGTCGCCTCGGTCTCGTCGGCCCCGACCGGCTCGCCGACGGTCAGGCTCTGGATGACCACGTCGGTCTCCGGCTTCACCTGGGCGCCGGCGGCGTTGTTCACCAGTGGGAGAGCGCCGATCGCCTCGACCGTGTCCATCCCCGAGGTCACCTTCCCGATGATCGGGTACGAGGGGAACTCGGTGGTGTAGTCCTCGAAGAAGATCTTGAACTGGCTGCCGTTGGTGCCCTGCGGCACGCCGACTGCGGCGACCGTACCGGCCGGGTAGAGCGGCGGATGGTCGGCCAGCGCCTGCGTCGGGTCGGCCGACGGGTCCAGCTGCGGCGAGACCGGCACGTTCTCGCTGAAGTACGAGTACGTCGGCCCGCCCTGCCCGGTGCCGCTCGGGTCGCCGCACAGGATCGCGCCCTCGTCGGTGATCTCGTGGCAGGTCGTGTCGTCGAAGAAGTTGCGGCTGGCCAGGTGGGCGAAGTTGGCGGCGGCGCACGGCGCGGCGGCCAGATCCAGCTCGACGGTGATCGGTTCACCCTGGTTGGTGGTGATGGTCATCGGCTGGACCCCCCGGTTCGGCGGGTCGGTGGTCTCCGGCATACCGACGTCGGTGAGGTTGCTGTTGGCCGCCGTGTCCTGCGGGGTCCAGGTGCAGATGCCGGCGGCCTCCGGGGTCTCCGGTTCGCCCTCGAAGGCGCCGAGCGCCCAGGCCGAGCCGCCGGCGATGAGCAGCAGCGCGAGGCCGGCGCCCACGCCGGCGCGGATCCGCCGCTTGCGCCGGGCCGCGGCGGCACGCCGGGCCATCTGCCGGTCGAGCTTCGCCCGCGCCAATTTGCGCTGCCGGTCCCTGCTGGAGGCCACCCGCGCTCCCCTTTCCTGATCGTCCCTGCGCCGTGCGGCGGGTCGGTACGTGTCCTGCGGAGGGCGTGCCGGACCCGGGCGCCATTGCGGTGCGCCACGCCACACGCCCGCAAGAGTGTACGGGTATCGGCTGGGAAATTGTTGTACGAGGTCCGCTCCGTATCCAATCGGAGATCATCGCTGCCGTCGCGGCCTGGGTGGGGCCGGCGGGTGTGCCCCGGCGGTCCCGCGTGTCGCGGCGGCTAGGCTCGACGCGGAGACGATTCCGGCGGCCCGCGCGGGCCGGCCGACGGAGAGGAGAGGCGTGCTCATCACCGGCTTTCCGGCGCAGGCGTTCGGCACCAACTGCTACGTGGTGGCCGCCGGGCCGGGCGAGCAGTGCGTCGTCGTCGACCCCGGCATCGGGGTGCTCGACCAGCTGGACCAGGCGCTGGCCGAGCACCGGCTGCATCCGGCGGCGGTGCTGCTCACCCACGGCCATCTCGACCACACCTTCTCGGTGGCGCCGGTCTGCGGGGCGCGCGGCATCACCGCGTACGTGCATCCCGGCGACCGGGAGATGCTGGCCGACCCGGCGAAGGGTCTGTCGACGGATCTGGCCGCGATGTTCGGCGGTCGGCTGCCGTACAGCGAACCGGACGACGTGGCCGAGCTGACCGACGGCGCCACGCTGCTGCTCGCCGGGTTGGAGATCACCGTCGACCACGCCCCCGGCCACACCGGCGGCTCGGTGCTGTTCCGGCTGCCCGGCGCCGGCTCGCCCTGGGAGGCCGAGCAGGTCTGCCTCTCCGGCGACGTGCTGTTCGCCGGCTCGATCGGCCGCACGGACCTGCCCGGTGGCAGCCTGCCGACGATGATGACCAGCCTGCGGGACAAGGTCCTGCCGCTGGCCGACGACACCGTGGTGCTGCCCGGCCACGGCCCGGCCACCACCATCGGCCGGGAGCGCGCCAGCAACCCTTATCTGCACGAGGCCGCCGGCAGCGGCACCGCCGCGCCGGCCCGACGTACCGGACTGTGACAAGGACACCGTGATGAGCAAGCCCAGGCCGATCTCCGGCTTCCCGGAGTGGTCGCCGCCACAGCGGATGATCGAGCAGTACGTGATCGACCGGCTGCGGCACACCTTCGAGCTGTACGGGTTCGCGCCGCTGGAGACCCGCGCGGTGGAGCCGTTGGACCAGCTGCTGCGCAAGGGGGAGACCTCGAAGGAGGTCTACCTGCTGCGCCGGCTGCAGGCCGATCCGGACACGCAGACCGGTGACGACGCCCTCGGGCTGCACTTCGACCTGACCGTGCCGTTCGCCCGCTACGTGCTGGAGAACGCCGGCAAGTTGCAGTTCCCGTTCCGCCGCTACCAGATCCAGAAGGTGTGGCGCGGCGAACGGCCGCAGGAAGGCCGCTACCGCGAGTTCCTGCAGGCCGACATCGACATCGTCGACCGCGACGAGCTGGCCCCGCACCACGAGGCCGAGCTCCCGTTGATCATCGGTGACGCGCTGGCCAGTCTGCCGATCCCGCCGGTGCGGATCCAGGTCAACAACCGCAAGGTCTGCGAAGGTTTCTACCGGGGGATCGGGTTGACCGATCCGGACGCCGCGCTGCGGGCGATCGACCGGCTGGACCGGTTCGGCCCGCAGCGGGTGGCCGAGCTGCTGATGAGCACGGCCGGCGCCAGTGAGAGCCAGGCGAAGGCCTGTCTGTCGTTGGCGGAGATCTCCGCGCCGGACGCCTCGATCGACGACGCGGTACGCGGCCTCGGCGTCGAGCACCCGTTGCTCGACGAAGGGCTGGCAGAGCTGGTCGCGGTGCTGCAGACCGCCGCCGCGCACTCGCCCGGCCTGTGCGTCGCCGACCTGCGCATCGCCCGCGGTCTCGACTACTACACCGGCACGGTCTACGAGACCCAACTGCAGGGGTACGAGCGGTTCGGTTCGATCTGCTCGGGCGGCCGCTACGACGATCTCGCCTCGGCCGGGGCGGACCGGTTCCCGGGCGTGGGCATCTCGATCGGCGTGTCCCGGCTGCTGGGCCTGCTGTTCGGCGCCGACGCGTTGTCGGTCTCCCGGCCGGTGCCGACCTGTGTGCTGGTGGCGTTGCCGGCCGAGGCCGACCGGCCGGCCGGCAACCGGGTGGCCGACACGCTGCGTCGGCGGGGGATCGCCACCGAGGTGTCGCCGTCGGCGGCCAAGTTCGGCAAGCAGATCCGGTACGCGCAGCGCCGTGACATCCCGTACGTCTGGTTCCTCGGGGTCGACGGTGAGTCGGACAGCGTCAAGGACATCCGCTCGGGGGACCAGGTGTCGGCGGCCGCGGACGCCTGGTCACCGCCGTCGGCGGACCTCCAGCCGACGGTGACCGGCTGACAGTGACCCGGCTGACAGTGACCCGGCCGATGGTGACCTGGCTGGTCGACATAGCGGACATACGGCGGCGATAGCCGCAAGATCATCTGGGAAAGTGGCGGTGCGGCCCGACTTAACCTACGGTTGCGTAAGTTACGCTGTCGTAGGTTACCCCGGTAGGGAGAACGTCGTTGACCGTCGCCGCCACCACCCCGATGTCCCAGACCGCGCTGCTCGTCGAGCTCGAACCGGTGGTCGCCGAGAACCTTGACCGGCACCTCGGCCTGGCCAAGGAGTGGTTCCCGCACGAGTACGTGCCGTGGAGCGACGGGCGGACCTTCGACGGCCTGCTCGGCGGCGAACCGTGGTCGCCGGAGGACACGCAGATCCCGGACGTCGCCCGTACCGCGCTGATCGTCAACCTGCTCACCGAGGACA is drawn from Micromonospora sp. Llam0 and contains these coding sequences:
- the secD gene encoding protein translocase subunit SecD — encoded protein: MAPPQGQMRPGRQLAALGLIFAVLYLMVFFAGASGSWQDRLEPKLGLDLIGGTRVTLEATTEDGSAPPAASLERARDIIENRVNSLGVSEAEVVTEGDRNIVVSLPGQNRDLSEIGNAAELRFRKVLKAADGGEPIQPQASPTPSEGTGEEGADASPSPGSSPDAEASPEAEAEAEQSPAAGGEGGMAQPDPTGSASPTPEASPSPSASPTSAADADADGPVDLAEVQAKVGEAAWAAATGLQAPADFSVDPTLADTLAPFGELTPAEIRVLPAGVQFNVPYVTCDKLLLRQAGSIRDESQQVVACEGLVKYLLDEAKVVGTDVSDASGVLDQTTGQPVVSLNFTGSGQRAWTELTREAFNNTDQECDASALGQDGKCRVAVVLDNEVISSPEIQGVLTGDSQITGDFTLATANELAGNLRYGALPLTFEQQEAQSISATLGTEHLRAGLLAAGIGMLLVAVYSFFYYRLLGIVIFLSLILSALLVFGAMVVLGRQIGFTLTLAGIAGLIVSLGVAADSFVLYFERLKDEIREGRSPRSAVPRAWLRARRTIISANAITLMAAVVLYIVSVGTVKGFAFALGLATVLDLVVVFLFRHPIMSMLARTKAFLSPRVSGLGRAVKTEDETPIRNARVKEA
- the secF gene encoding protein translocase subunit SecF codes for the protein MSGFAGRLYRGEANLPIVKRRNTWFVIAAVVVVVSIASFSIRGFNLGIDFRGGNEFQVPASVGTLLQAEDALDAELAELDTEEPLEVVSGQEVGGTTYLFRTAELTSEQTEAFKQGLAERLGIEQAAISDSRVSGAWGSQVTQRALLGLLVFMVLVTIYLVLRFEYRMAIAAVAGLVLDLLLTAGIYSASGFEVTPSTIIGFLTILGFALYDVVVVFDKIQENTRGVTGGSSQTYGEAANLAVNQTLMRSINTSIVALLPVGGLLFIGAGLLGAGTLKDLGLVLFVGMGAAFFTSIFFSSPLVTVLKEQEPKYKLHAQRVQAKRSSLADKAPKRSRTSAGATTTTAAGESVEAEPAADAALAGTAPKAGARPAGKRQSGGRGGRPGGGGRKRPSGAKRR
- a CDS encoding adenine phosphoribosyltransferase, whose translation is MTETEAVFVGDSGAETAALVASRVIDVPDFPKPGIVFKDLMPLFADGPAFREITDRIIAHHGADSFDVVAGIEARGFVLAAAIAYATGTGVVPVRKAGKLPRASFSASYALEYGEAVLEVHQDAFTAGQRVLVVDDVLATGGTAAATLDLVDRAGGTVVGFTVLLELGFLAGRDRLASRSVHAMWRV
- a CDS encoding bifunctional (p)ppGpp synthetase/guanosine-3',5'-bis(diphosphate) 3'-pyrophosphohydrolase → MEGTVHPTGEVNPTAGVTNDEAPGSAVNSGGPDVAGERGAAPAAANGAANGAVDHTGAAAPAANGVGDHTDAAAAGNGFGFNGAPTGRRVRARLARFNAPWQAPHIPEVLEPLIATHQQSHPKADPRVLQRAFEMASKWHSGQYRKSGDPYITHPLAVATILANLGMDTTTLVAALLHDTIEDTDYTLDEMRADFGGEVSLLVDGVTKLDRVKLGDAAKAETIRKMVVAMAKDPRVLVIKLADRLHNMRTLTFLPKAKQEQKAKETLEILAPLAHRLGMNTVKWELEDLAFGTLFPKRYEEINRLIGEHQPQRDTQLRKVTQKVQVDLRAAKIRAEVTGRPKHLYSIYQKMIVRGRDFNDIYDLVGVRILVDTVRDCYAALGVIHANWQPVPGRFKDYIAMPKFNMYQSLHTTVIGPTGKPVEMQIRTYAMHRTAEFGIAAHWKYKEQKGATVVGPPAHIDEMTWLRQLLDWQREASDPSEFLDALRFDLSSQEVYVFTPKGDVIPLPTSSTPVDFAYAVHTEVGHKCIGARVNGKLVPLESTLSNGDVIEIFTSKSATAGPTQDWLGFVKSPRARTKIRQYFNKERREEAIETGKDAIAKAMRKQGMPLQRMLTTDSLMAIARDLHLADVAALYAAVGDSQVSAQSVVQRLMVSLGGEEGAAEDLAESAVATRPPRARHNGADPGVVVRGVTDVWIKLARCCTPVPPDTVFGFVTRSGGVSVHRDDCFNAAELKAQQERLVEVTWKLTSASTFLVAIQVEALDRHKLLADVTRVLSEERVNILSATVTTTRDRVAVSRFSFEMADPKHLGHLLNAVRKVDGVFDAYRVTSGT
- a CDS encoding peptidylprolyl isomerase, with protein sequence MTSTRERQRAAARARLEKEMAQRAEAARKRRQLQASIGAGVALLLVAAGTVWLVASLGDDETETTPQADGADAGVTCVWNEIPAEQRRETTVDVGVPPTTTPPDTGTQVMTLDTNFGEIQVEMDLAEVPCTAASFSHLASQQFWDNTKCHRMFPGMLQCGDPSASGEGYRDTDGTGGPGYQFANENLPVDDRPAYPAGVVAMANSGPDTNGSQFFFIYQDVELSPDYTVLGRVAEGLDVIQEATEAGHDGAFDPSPGGGHPNNDILINSLTVSEPQ
- a CDS encoding peptidylprolyl isomerase; this encodes MASSRDRQRKLARAKLDRQMARRAAAARRKRRIRAGVGAGLALLLIAGGSAWALGAFEGEPETPEAAGICTWTPQDTAANSNLTDVGMPETTDPPNRGVQPMTITTNQGEPITVELDLAAAPCAAANFAHLASRNFFDDTTCHEITDEGAILCGDPSGTGQGGPTYSYFSENVPVSPQLDPSADPTQALADHPPLYPAGTVAAVGVPQGTNGSQFKIFFEDYTTEFPSYPIIGKVTSGMDTVEAIGALPLVNNAAGAQVKPETDVVIQSLTVGEPVGADETEATPATDPSASAPATTTDPSATEPDAEGTDGTAGQS
- a CDS encoding MBL fold metallo-hydrolase, encoding MLITGFPAQAFGTNCYVVAAGPGEQCVVVDPGIGVLDQLDQALAEHRLHPAAVLLTHGHLDHTFSVAPVCGARGITAYVHPGDREMLADPAKGLSTDLAAMFGGRLPYSEPDDVAELTDGATLLLAGLEITVDHAPGHTGGSVLFRLPGAGSPWEAEQVCLSGDVLFAGSIGRTDLPGGSLPTMMTSLRDKVLPLADDTVVLPGHGPATTIGRERASNPYLHEAAGSGTAAPARRTGL
- the hisS gene encoding histidine--tRNA ligase — translated: MSKPRPISGFPEWSPPQRMIEQYVIDRLRHTFELYGFAPLETRAVEPLDQLLRKGETSKEVYLLRRLQADPDTQTGDDALGLHFDLTVPFARYVLENAGKLQFPFRRYQIQKVWRGERPQEGRYREFLQADIDIVDRDELAPHHEAELPLIIGDALASLPIPPVRIQVNNRKVCEGFYRGIGLTDPDAALRAIDRLDRFGPQRVAELLMSTAGASESQAKACLSLAEISAPDASIDDAVRGLGVEHPLLDEGLAELVAVLQTAAAHSPGLCVADLRIARGLDYYTGTVYETQLQGYERFGSICSGGRYDDLASAGADRFPGVGISIGVSRLLGLLFGADALSVSRPVPTCVLVALPAEADRPAGNRVADTLRRRGIATEVSPSAAKFGKQIRYAQRRDIPYVWFLGVDGESDSVKDIRSGDQVSAAADAWSPPSADLQPTVTG